A single Corynebacterium resistens DSM 45100 DNA region contains:
- a CDS encoding AbgT family transporter, producing MSDQRTATKYRHSDQADETENKGNHAGGFLGFIEKVGNKLPDPFWLFVILGGLVLVSSYIGHKIGLTATNPEDGKPVEIVNLLSADGLKMIVEDAVENYVSFPPLGLIITVMLGVAVAEHAGLISAVVRAIVSKVGPKMLTFVVALAGVTGSVASDAVYVILIPLGAVSFRAMGRSPIVGAMVAFAASSAGFNSSLVLNITDVLLGGISTSAAHIVDKEYFVSPLANYFFVAASAIVLALIITVLTEGFMNRRTEQLVDHSHIDYSQVTFNTGRDGDDELAEEVPQEKLTAALRLDQDESRALKWTGLVAAIMLALYFALLFVPFSPLQGEGGDVMSSPLITAVAVPIAVTFLVLGIIYGVGIKSITSPNDVPTYMAKGLKTLVPMMVLFFAVSQFLAWFKASNLGSWTAIKGAELLQKADLPPLVLFGAFVVLVALINLFITSGSAQWALMAPIVVPMFMYVGFSPEVTQMLFRIGDSPSNIITPMSPYFALALTFLQRYYKKAGIGTLMSLALPYSIAMLVGWFLFFALWWAVGLPLGPGTPMDYPAPQ from the coding sequence ACTCAGATCAGGCGGACGAGACGGAGAACAAGGGAAACCACGCCGGTGGATTTTTGGGATTCATCGAGAAGGTTGGCAATAAGCTACCGGATCCCTTTTGGCTATTCGTGATCCTCGGTGGGCTGGTGCTGGTCTCCAGTTATATAGGCCACAAGATTGGACTGACGGCGACGAATCCGGAAGATGGCAAACCGGTGGAGATCGTCAATCTACTTAGTGCCGATGGCCTGAAGATGATCGTCGAGGACGCGGTGGAGAATTATGTGAGTTTCCCGCCACTGGGCCTGATCATCACGGTCATGCTGGGTGTGGCAGTGGCGGAGCACGCCGGCCTGATCAGCGCGGTGGTGCGCGCTATCGTGTCCAAAGTTGGTCCGAAGATGCTGACGTTCGTGGTGGCACTCGCAGGCGTGACGGGATCTGTGGCTTCGGACGCAGTATATGTGATCCTGATTCCGCTGGGCGCCGTGTCCTTCCGCGCTATGGGGCGGTCGCCGATTGTGGGCGCGATGGTGGCGTTCGCCGCTTCCTCGGCCGGCTTTAATTCCTCGCTAGTGCTGAATATTACGGATGTGCTGCTGGGTGGTATTTCCACGTCCGCGGCACACATCGTGGACAAGGAATATTTTGTATCGCCGCTGGCCAATTACTTCTTCGTTGCGGCCAGCGCGATTGTGTTGGCGCTGATCATTACCGTCCTGACGGAAGGGTTCATGAACCGCCGCACGGAGCAGCTGGTTGACCACAGCCACATTGATTACTCACAGGTCACTTTCAACACCGGCCGCGATGGCGATGACGAACTAGCGGAGGAAGTACCGCAGGAGAAACTCACCGCGGCCCTGCGACTGGATCAAGACGAGTCCCGTGCCCTGAAGTGGACGGGACTAGTCGCGGCGATCATGCTGGCCTTGTACTTCGCATTGCTATTCGTCCCCTTCTCTCCGCTGCAGGGTGAGGGTGGAGACGTAATGTCTAGCCCGCTGATCACCGCGGTGGCGGTACCGATCGCCGTGACCTTCCTGGTATTGGGCATCATCTACGGCGTGGGCATTAAGTCCATCACTTCGCCCAACGACGTTCCGACGTACATGGCCAAGGGTCTGAAAACACTGGTGCCGATGATGGTGCTGTTCTTTGCGGTTTCCCAGTTCCTGGCGTGGTTCAAGGCTTCCAACCTCGGTTCGTGGACCGCGATTAAGGGCGCAGAGCTACTGCAAAAAGCTGACCTGCCACCATTGGTATTGTTTGGCGCTTTCGTGGTGCTGGTGGCGCTGATCAACCTATTTATTACTTCCGGTTCAGCGCAATGGGCACTGATGGCCCCCATCGTGGTTCCGATGTTCATGTACGTAGGGTTTTCCCCCGAGGTCACCCAGATGCTATTCCGTATCGGTGATTCCCCATCGAACATCATCACCCCGATGAGTCCATACTTCGCTTTGGCGTTGACTTTCTTGCAGCGCTACTACAAGAAAGCAGGCATCGGCACGCTGATGTCCCTAGCTCTGCCGTATTCCATCGCGATGTTGGTTGGCTGGTTCTTGTTCTTCGCGCTGTGGTGGGCGGTCGGTTTGCCGCTCGGCCCCGGTACCCCCATGGACTACCCTGCCCCTCAATAG